A single region of the Undibacterium piscinae genome encodes:
- the ubiD gene encoding 4-hydroxy-3-polyprenylbenzoate decarboxylase → MKYSDLRDFISQLQQKDELKQIVTPVSPYLEMTEICDRTLRAEGPAILFANPVGHSIPVLGNLFGTTKRVAMGMGANDISELRRIGHVLSSLKEPEPPKGFKDILGLGSLVKAVWDMAPKELRGAPCQEIVWEGNDVDLARLPIQHCWPGDIAPLITWGLVITKGPYKKRQNLGIYRQQVLGPNKVIMRWLAHRGGALDFREHAIVNKGKPYPIAVALGADPATILGAVTPVPDSLSEYQFAGLLRGSRTELVKAIGSELRVPASAEIVLEGHIYPDESHPSGYEHAIEGPYGDHTGYYNEQDSFPVFTIDRITMRRNPIYHSTYTGKPPDEPAVLGVALNEVFIPLLQKQFPEILDFYLPPEGCSYRMAVVQIKKSYAGHAKRVMFGVWSFLRQFMYTKFIIVVDEDVNVRDWKEVIWAITTRVDPLRDTTLIDSTPIDYLDFASPVSGLGSKMGLDATNKWPGETNREWGRTIEMTPEVKSRVDLIWQELGL, encoded by the coding sequence ATGAAATATTCTGATTTGAGGGACTTTATTTCTCAACTACAACAAAAAGATGAATTAAAACAAATAGTTACGCCAGTTTCACCTTATTTAGAGATGACGGAAATTTGTGATCGCACCTTGCGAGCCGAGGGACCAGCGATATTATTTGCCAACCCTGTGGGGCATTCCATTCCTGTTTTGGGTAATCTTTTTGGTACCACGAAGCGGGTTGCCATGGGTATGGGAGCTAATGACATCAGTGAGTTGCGACGCATCGGCCACGTACTTTCATCTTTAAAGGAGCCGGAGCCGCCGAAAGGCTTCAAGGACATCCTTGGCCTGGGTTCGCTAGTAAAAGCGGTCTGGGATATGGCGCCCAAAGAGTTGCGTGGCGCGCCCTGTCAGGAAATCGTCTGGGAAGGGAATGACGTGGATTTGGCGAGGCTTCCTATTCAGCATTGCTGGCCGGGCGATATCGCTCCGCTGATCACCTGGGGATTAGTGATCACCAAGGGCCCGTACAAGAAGCGCCAAAATTTAGGCATCTATAGACAGCAGGTATTGGGTCCTAATAAAGTGATTATGCGTTGGCTGGCACATCGTGGCGGTGCCCTGGATTTCCGTGAGCATGCAATAGTCAATAAGGGTAAGCCTTATCCGATCGCGGTCGCGCTTGGCGCTGATCCTGCAACCATCCTGGGTGCGGTGACGCCGGTGCCGGACAGTCTTTCGGAATATCAGTTCGCAGGCTTGCTGCGCGGCAGTCGCACGGAGTTGGTAAAAGCCATAGGTAGCGAGTTGCGAGTGCCCGCCTCAGCCGAGATCGTGCTGGAAGGCCACATTTATCCGGATGAATCGCATCCTAGTGGCTATGAGCATGCGATTGAGGGGCCGTATGGCGACCATACCGGCTACTACAATGAACAAGACAGTTTTCCTGTGTTTACGATAGATAGAATTACGATGCGCCGTAATCCGATTTATCACTCCACCTACACCGGCAAGCCGCCCGATGAGCCGGCGGTACTGGGCGTAGCGCTCAATGAAGTGTTTATTCCTTTGTTGCAAAAACAGTTTCCGGAGATATTGGATTTTTATTTGCCGCCGGAAGGGTGTAGCTATCGCATGGCCGTGGTACAGATAAAAAAATCTTATGCCGGTCACGCAAAACGTGTGATGTTCGGTGTCTGGAGCTTTTTGCGGCAGTTCATGTATACCAAGTTCATTATTGTGGTTGATGAGGACGTCAATGTGCGCGACTGGAAGGAGGTCATTTGGGCCATCACCACCAGGGTAGATCCTCTGCGTGATACCACCTTAATTGACAGCACACCTATCGATTACCTTGACTTTGCATCGCCAGTCAGTGGACTCGGTAGCAAGATGGGCTTGGATGCCACCAATAAATGGCCGGGCGAGACCAATCGTGAATGGGGACGTACGATAGAGATGACGCCAGAAGTGAAATCCAGGGTCGATTTGATCTGGCAAGAGTTGGGTTTGTGA
- a CDS encoding patatin-like phospholipase family protein: protein MLPNSKIPKYLSCLILAALLSACVTTTPVVVPQVAAPIAKAPKTVRIGLALGGGAARGFAHIGVIKALESQGIVPDIVVGTSAGSVVGAMYAAGNNGFALQKMALEMDEATISDWSLPLFSKSSGVLKGDALQSYVNKMVLNAPIEKLKKPFGAVATDLNTGLPILFQKGNTGLAVRASSAVPGVFQPVKISDRQYVDGGLVSPVPVRFAREMGADFVIAVNISSQADAQLASSSLEVLMQTFTIMGQSLNYFELKNADVVIKPELMGMKSGDFGGRNLAILAGERVTMAMMGDIKQKIRMMQER, encoded by the coding sequence ATGCTGCCAAACTCAAAAATCCCTAAATATTTGTCGTGCCTGATACTTGCTGCGCTCCTAAGTGCTTGTGTCACAACGACTCCAGTGGTTGTGCCGCAGGTGGCTGCGCCGATAGCGAAAGCTCCAAAAACTGTGCGTATCGGCCTTGCCTTGGGTGGTGGTGCGGCAAGAGGGTTTGCGCATATAGGCGTGATCAAGGCGCTTGAGTCACAGGGCATAGTTCCCGATATTGTTGTGGGGACGAGTGCCGGTAGCGTAGTCGGTGCCATGTATGCGGCGGGGAATAATGGGTTTGCATTGCAAAAAATGGCGCTGGAGATGGATGAGGCTACGATTTCTGATTGGTCTTTGCCCTTATTTTCGAAATCCAGTGGCGTCCTGAAGGGTGATGCGCTGCAGTCTTACGTTAATAAGATGGTGCTTAATGCTCCGATTGAAAAATTGAAAAAACCTTTTGGTGCGGTTGCTACCGATCTTAATACCGGGCTACCGATTTTATTTCAAAAGGGCAATACGGGCTTGGCGGTACGAGCATCTTCGGCTGTTCCCGGCGTATTTCAGCCGGTAAAGATCAGTGATCGCCAGTACGTGGATGGGGGTCTGGTTTCGCCTGTGCCAGTGAGGTTTGCGCGCGAAATGGGCGCTGATTTTGTGATTGCGGTGAATATTTCATCGCAGGCAGATGCTCAGCTAGCTAGTAGTTCGCTGGAGGTGTTGATGCAGACATTTACCATCATGGGGCAGAGCTTGAATTATTTTGAGTTAAAGAATGCCGATGTCGTGATTAAGCCGGAGCTGATGGGCATGAAAAGCGGTGATTTTGGCGGACGTAATCTGGCCATACTGGCTGGCGAGCGCGTCACAATGGCAATGATGGGAGATATCAAGCAAAAAATCCGAATGATGCAAGAGCGTTGA
- a CDS encoding C40 family peptidase, which produces MLMHDSSHFRKVKIATISASIFFQIFITSPGWAAENPFPESSTAFTKLNELRDRASDLTVKAMDMLGIRYKRGGTTPENGLDCSGFVRLVFKDALGAELPRTSHEISKVGETIEAKDLQPGDLVFYNTLRRGFSHVGIYLGDNKFIHSPAPGGQVRVESMDIAYWKKRFNGARRINEEQQK; this is translated from the coding sequence ATGCTAATGCACGATTCAAGTCATTTCAGAAAAGTCAAAATAGCTACCATCTCCGCCAGCATATTTTTCCAGATATTCATTACAAGTCCCGGCTGGGCTGCAGAGAATCCATTTCCAGAATCATCCACAGCATTTACCAAGCTTAATGAATTGCGCGATCGCGCTTCAGATCTCACTGTAAAAGCCATGGACATGTTAGGAATTCGCTATAAGCGCGGCGGAACCACGCCAGAGAACGGACTAGACTGCAGTGGCTTCGTACGCCTGGTTTTTAAAGATGCACTCGGTGCAGAGCTACCAAGAACCTCACATGAAATCAGCAAGGTAGGGGAAACAATTGAAGCGAAGGATTTGCAACCTGGCGACCTGGTTTTTTACAATACATTGCGACGCGGTTTTTCGCATGTAGGCATTTATTTAGGGGACAACAAATTCATTCACTCCCCTGCCCCGGGCGGACAGGTAAGAGTGGAAAGTATGGATATCGCTTACTGGAAGAAAAGATTCAATGGCGCCAGGCGCATCAACGAAGAACAGCAAAAATAG
- a CDS encoding heme-binding protein, producing MQTKQVLSLDDVKLIAAAAESEAKSNNWPVTIAIVDDGGHLLWLQRLDGAAPISAHIAPAKAVTASLGRRESKVYEDMINNGRYSFLSAPHLDGMLEGGIPILVDGQCVGAIGVSGVKSPEDAQIATAGIAALNA from the coding sequence ATGCAAACGAAGCAAGTACTGAGCTTGGACGATGTCAAGCTTATCGCGGCGGCAGCCGAATCCGAGGCGAAATCCAATAACTGGCCTGTCACTATTGCCATCGTTGATGACGGCGGACATTTGCTGTGGCTGCAGCGACTTGATGGCGCAGCGCCAATATCGGCACATATCGCTCCGGCGAAAGCGGTTACTGCATCATTAGGGCGACGCGAATCGAAAGTGTATGAGGACATGATTAATAACGGGCGCTATTCATTCCTAAGTGCTCCTCATTTGGACGGAATGTTGGAGGGCGGGATTCCTATTTTGGTTGACGGTCAGTGTGTGGGGGCGATCGGCGTGTCTGGCGTGAAATCGCCTGAAGATGCGCAAATTGCCACGGCGGGCATTGCAGCTCTGAATGCTTAG
- the carA gene encoding glutamine-hydrolyzing carbamoyl-phosphate synthase small subunit — MIAILALADGTIFTGVSIGANGHTIGEVVFNTSMTGYQEILTDPSYSSQIVTLTYPHIGNTGVNSEDVESDKIHAAGLIIKDLPLMVSSFRSEQSLSDYLKSQNIVAIAGIDTRKLTRILRETGAQGGAILVGADAEKAIALAKSFPGLSGMDLAKVVSSTKSYVWSETEWTLGQGYGSLTEPKFHVVAFDFGVKRNILRMLAQRGCKVTVLPAQSSAADVLALNPDGVFLSNGPGDPGPCDYAIAAAKELIEQGIPTFGICLGHQIMALASGAKTLKMKFGHHGANHPVQDLDSKQVLITSQNHGFAVDAASLPANCRVTHVSLFDGSLQGFARTDKPAFCFQGHPEASPGPNDIAYLFDRFTTLMAKAKMEKNKNA; from the coding sequence ATCATTGCCATCCTTGCGCTCGCTGATGGTACGATATTCACCGGTGTATCCATCGGTGCTAATGGACATACTATAGGCGAAGTTGTATTTAATACTTCAATGACAGGCTATCAGGAAATTTTAACTGATCCTAGCTATAGCTCACAAATAGTCACGCTGACTTATCCGCATATCGGCAATACCGGCGTCAATTCGGAAGATGTTGAATCCGACAAGATCCATGCTGCCGGCTTGATCATTAAAGACTTACCTTTGATGGTCTCGAGCTTTCGCTCTGAGCAATCACTGTCCGATTATCTGAAATCTCAAAACATCGTTGCCATCGCTGGCATTGATACGCGCAAGTTGACGCGTATCTTGCGCGAAACCGGTGCGCAAGGTGGTGCGATTTTGGTTGGCGCTGATGCGGAAAAGGCTATTGCACTGGCAAAGTCGTTCCCTGGCTTATCGGGCATGGATCTGGCTAAAGTCGTGTCGTCCACCAAATCGTATGTCTGGAGTGAAACCGAATGGACTTTGGGGCAGGGCTATGGTTCATTGACCGAGCCTAAGTTTCATGTTGTTGCATTCGACTTTGGCGTAAAACGCAATATTTTGCGTATGCTGGCGCAACGCGGATGTAAAGTCACCGTATTGCCTGCGCAATCGAGTGCTGCCGACGTGCTGGCACTTAATCCTGATGGCGTATTTTTGTCGAACGGCCCTGGCGATCCGGGGCCTTGCGATTACGCCATTGCCGCCGCCAAAGAATTGATCGAGCAAGGCATCCCGACATTTGGTATCTGTCTCGGACATCAGATTATGGCATTGGCATCGGGTGCAAAAACCCTGAAAATGAAATTCGGCCATCACGGCGCAAATCACCCGGTGCAAGATCTCGATAGCAAGCAAGTATTGATCACGTCGCAAAATCACGGTTTTGCCGTGGATGCTGCATCGCTGCCTGCAAATTGCCGCGTGACTCATGTGTCTTTGTTTGACGGTTCGCTGCAAGGTTTCGCGCGCACTGATAAGCCGGCATTTTGCTTTCAGGGACACCCTGAAGCATCACCTGGCCCAAATGATATCGCCTACCTGTTTGACCGCTTCACCACATTGATGGCCAAGGCAAAGATGGAGAAAAATAAAAATGCCTAA
- the carB gene encoding carbamoyl-phosphate synthase large subunit codes for MPKRNDIKSILIIGAGPIIIGQACEFDYSGAQACKALREEGYKVILVNSNPATIMTDPEMADVTYIEPITWQVLERIIDKERPDAILPTMGGQTALNCALDLHKHGILTKYNCELIGASPEAIDKAEDRSKFKDAMTKIGLGSARSGVAHTLDESWTVQKTLGFPVIIRPSFTMGGTGGGIAYNEEEFETICKRGLEASPTSELLIEESLIGWKEYEMEVVRDKADNCIIVCSIENLDPMGVHTGDSITVAPAQTLTDKEYQIMRNASLAVLREIGVDTGGSNVQFSINPADGRMIVIEMNPRVSRSSALASKATGFPIAKIAAKLAVGFTLDELRNEITGGATPASFEPSIDYVVTKIPRFTFEKFPQADNRLTTQMKSVGEVMAIGRTFQESFQKALRGLEVGVDGMNEKTQDREIIEKELGEPGPDRIWYVGDAFACGFSLEEVHQLTHIDPWFLAQIKDIIDIELWLDTQTLADIDKDVLLKLKQKGFADRRLAKLLKTTDTEIRNQRRALNIRPVYKRVDTCAAEFATKTAYMYSTYEEECESAPTDKKKIMVLGGGPNRIGQGIEFDYCCVHAAFAMREDGYETIMVNCNPETVSTDYDTSDRLYFEPLTLEDVLEIVDKEKPVGVIVQYGGQTPLKLALELEANGVPIIGTSPDMIDAAEDRERFQKMLHDLGLRQPPNRTARTEAEALALAQEIGYPLVVRPSYVLGGRAMEIVHEQRDLERYMREAVKVSHDSPVLLDRFLNDAIEVDVDCLSDGTRTFIGGVMEHIEQAGVHSGDSACSLPPYSLKQETIDELKRQTSLMAKGLNVVGLMNVQFAIQQQDGQDVVFVLEVNPRASRTVPFVSKVTGLQLAKIAARCMAGQSLDSQGITNEVIPPYFSVKEAVFPFVKFPGVDTILGPEMKSTGEVMGVGRTFGEAFVKSQLGAGIKLPKSGKVFLSVKATDKPRAVKIAKDLVEMGFGLVATKGTAAAIAASGIPCATINKVAEGRPHVVDIIKNREIALVINTVEEKRNAINDSRAIRVSSLAAGAVTYTTIAGAEAAVEGMRHLNELHVYDLQGLHKTLH; via the coding sequence ATGCCTAAACGTAATGATATAAAAAGTATTCTGATAATCGGTGCTGGCCCTATCATCATTGGCCAGGCGTGTGAGTTTGATTACTCCGGTGCACAGGCATGTAAGGCTTTGCGCGAAGAGGGATACAAAGTTATTCTGGTCAATAGCAATCCTGCCACGATCATGACTGATCCGGAAATGGCCGATGTGACCTACATTGAGCCTATCACATGGCAGGTGCTTGAACGCATCATTGACAAAGAGCGTCCTGATGCGATTTTGCCTACCATGGGTGGACAGACTGCACTCAATTGCGCACTTGACCTACATAAGCATGGCATTCTGACCAAATATAATTGCGAGTTGATCGGCGCTTCGCCTGAAGCAATCGACAAGGCGGAAGATCGTTCAAAATTCAAGGATGCGATGACGAAAATCGGACTGGGCTCTGCCCGCTCTGGTGTTGCACATACGCTCGATGAGTCTTGGACTGTTCAGAAAACTCTGGGCTTCCCTGTCATTATCCGCCCATCGTTTACTATGGGTGGTACCGGCGGTGGGATTGCCTACAATGAGGAAGAATTCGAAACTATTTGCAAACGCGGTCTGGAAGCATCCCCGACCAGTGAATTGCTGATTGAAGAATCCTTGATAGGCTGGAAAGAATACGAAATGGAAGTTGTACGCGACAAAGCGGATAACTGCATTATCGTTTGTTCCATCGAAAACCTCGATCCTATGGGCGTACATACCGGTGACTCGATCACGGTAGCACCGGCACAAACGCTGACTGATAAAGAATATCAGATCATGCGTAATGCCTCGCTGGCAGTATTGCGTGAAATTGGTGTCGACACCGGTGGCTCGAATGTTCAGTTTTCGATCAATCCTGCAGACGGACGCATGATTGTTATTGAGATGAATCCTCGCGTATCCCGTTCTTCCGCACTGGCATCGAAGGCTACCGGCTTCCCGATCGCAAAAATCGCGGCCAAATTGGCGGTCGGTTTTACTCTTGACGAGTTGCGCAATGAAATTACCGGTGGCGCTACGCCGGCATCGTTCGAGCCTTCCATTGATTACGTTGTAACGAAAATTCCTCGTTTTACATTTGAGAAATTCCCGCAAGCGGACAATCGACTGACCACGCAGATGAAGTCTGTCGGTGAAGTCATGGCGATAGGACGCACGTTCCAGGAATCCTTCCAGAAAGCCCTGCGCGGTCTGGAAGTTGGCGTCGATGGGATGAATGAAAAAACCCAGGATCGCGAAATTATCGAAAAAGAACTAGGCGAACCTGGTCCTGATCGCATTTGGTATGTCGGCGATGCATTTGCCTGCGGCTTCAGCCTGGAAGAAGTGCATCAACTGACGCACATAGATCCATGGTTCCTGGCGCAGATTAAGGACATCATTGATATCGAGCTTTGGCTGGACACCCAGACACTTGCTGACATCGATAAAGATGTTTTGTTGAAACTGAAGCAAAAAGGTTTTGCTGATCGCCGCCTGGCGAAGCTCTTGAAGACCACCGATACCGAAATTCGCAATCAGCGTCGCGCATTGAATATTCGTCCCGTGTATAAGCGGGTGGATACTTGTGCGGCAGAGTTTGCCACCAAAACGGCCTATATGTATTCGACCTATGAGGAAGAGTGCGAATCCGCTCCTACCGATAAGAAGAAGATCATGGTTTTGGGTGGTGGCCCTAACCGTATCGGCCAGGGTATCGAGTTTGATTACTGCTGCGTGCACGCGGCATTTGCGATGCGTGAAGACGGCTATGAAACCATCATGGTCAACTGTAATCCTGAAACTGTCTCTACCGATTACGATACTTCCGATCGCTTGTATTTTGAGCCGTTGACACTGGAAGACGTGCTGGAAATCGTCGACAAAGAAAAACCTGTTGGCGTCATCGTGCAATACGGCGGACAGACTCCTCTGAAGTTGGCACTGGAACTTGAAGCCAATGGCGTGCCTATCATAGGAACATCGCCGGATATGATTGACGCTGCAGAAGACCGTGAGCGTTTCCAGAAGATGCTGCACGATTTAGGCTTACGTCAACCGCCAAATCGTACCGCTCGGACTGAAGCTGAAGCCTTGGCGCTGGCGCAGGAAATTGGTTATCCGCTGGTGGTTCGCCCATCTTATGTGCTCGGCGGTCGCGCCATGGAAATCGTCCATGAGCAGCGTGACCTGGAGCGCTACATGCGCGAAGCCGTTAAGGTTTCCCATGATTCTCCGGTGTTGCTCGATAGATTCCTTAATGATGCAATCGAGGTAGATGTGGATTGCCTGTCAGACGGCACGCGCACCTTTATCGGTGGTGTTATGGAACATATTGAGCAGGCAGGTGTGCACTCGGGTGACTCGGCATGTTCATTGCCACCATACTCGTTGAAGCAAGAGACCATTGATGAACTTAAGCGCCAGACTTCATTGATGGCAAAAGGCTTGAACGTTGTTGGTTTGATGAACGTCCAGTTCGCGATACAGCAGCAAGATGGACAGGATGTCGTTTTTGTACTGGAAGTCAATCCGCGCGCATCAAGGACGGTTCCATTCGTCTCCAAGGTAACTGGTTTGCAATTGGCAAAAATTGCCGCACGCTGCATGGCTGGTCAATCCCTGGATTCACAGGGAATTACGAACGAAGTTATTCCTCCGTATTTCAGCGTTAAGGAAGCAGTATTCCCGTTCGTGAAATTTCCTGGCGTGGATACCATTTTAGGCCCGGAAATGAAATCAACCGGTGAGGTAATGGGTGTCGGACGTACTTTTGGCGAGGCATTTGTTAAGTCTCAGCTTGGGGCCGGCATTAAGCTGCCTAAGTCTGGTAAGGTTTTCCTGAGCGTAAAAGCAACGGATAAGCCACGCGCAGTGAAAATTGCAAAAGACTTGGTAGAGATGGGCTTTGGCCTGGTTGCCACCAAGGGAACCGCTGCAGCAATCGCCGCTTCCGGCATTCCTTGTGCGACAATCAACAAGGTTGCAGAGGGTAGGCCTCACGTTGTTGATATCATCAAGAATCGCGAAATTGCACTGGTTATTAATACGGTAGAAGAAAAGCGCAATGCGATTAACGATTCTCGCGCGATTCGGGTATCTTCGCTGGCTGCTGGTGCGGTTACCTATACGACGATCGCCGGAGCCGAAGCGGCAGTTGAGGGTATGCGTCATTTGAATGAATTACATGTCTATGATTTACAAGGTCTGCATAAAACCTTACACTAA
- the greA gene encoding transcription elongation factor GreA has translation MSTVPLTKFGAELLKQELHRLKTKDRPEVISAIAEARAQGDLSENAEYDAAKERQSFIEGRIADIDGKLSAAQIIDPTTLDAEGRVVFGATVYLEDLENEQKVSYQIVGEDEADIKERKVSITSPIARALIGKYAGDVVGVLAPAGVREYEVLDVQYV, from the coding sequence ATGAGTACAGTACCTCTAACCAAGTTCGGAGCAGAATTGCTCAAGCAGGAATTACACAGACTTAAAACTAAAGATCGTCCTGAGGTCATCAGTGCTATCGCGGAAGCGAGAGCGCAAGGCGATCTGTCTGAAAATGCGGAGTATGATGCAGCGAAAGAGCGCCAGAGTTTCATAGAGGGGCGTATCGCTGATATTGACGGCAAACTTAGTGCAGCGCAAATCATCGATCCGACTACGCTAGACGCGGAAGGTCGGGTTGTGTTTGGCGCAACGGTGTATCTGGAAGATCTGGAAAATGAACAAAAAGTTAGCTATCAGATCGTAGGTGAGGACGAAGCTGACATTAAGGAGCGTAAGGTATCGATTACTTCGCCGATCGCACGCGCCTTGATAGGTAAGTATGCGGGAGATGTTGTTGGCGTTCTGGCTCCGGCCGGGGTGCGGGAGTATGAAGTGTTGGATGTCCAGTACGTATAG
- a CDS encoding YhbY family RNA-binding protein, translating into MSKLTPVERSELRSEAHALKPIVLIGEAGLSPAVLKEIDAGLNSHGLIKVRVFGDDREARIAMYDTICSSLNAAPIQHIGKLLVIYRPKLDGEKETKLMKKGKGMREVTIVKPSASGTKKPSVSKVMVKGNERVTQGGNIKRAKPRQSSAKKSALGNS; encoded by the coding sequence ATGTCAAAACTCACGCCCGTAGAACGTAGCGAATTGCGTTCTGAAGCTCATGCACTCAAACCCATCGTATTAATTGGTGAAGCTGGCCTTTCACCTGCAGTCTTGAAAGAAATCGACGCAGGGTTGAATTCGCATGGCTTAATCAAAGTACGTGTCTTTGGTGACGATCGTGAAGCCCGTATTGCTATGTACGATACCATCTGCAGCTCACTAAATGCGGCTCCGATACAGCACATAGGTAAATTATTAGTGATTTATCGCCCTAAGCTTGATGGCGAAAAAGAAACTAAATTAATGAAAAAAGGTAAGGGCATGCGCGAAGTTACCATCGTCAAGCCTAGCGCAAGCGGAACAAAAAAGCCTTCCGTGTCGAAAGTCATGGTTAAAGGCAATGAGCGCGTTACCCAAGGTGGAAACATTAAACGTGCCAAGCCACGTCAAAGTAGCGCAAAGAAATCTGCGCTAGGTAATTCGTAA
- a CDS encoding RlmE family RNA methyltransferase has protein sequence MAKNKFNQNWVHDHINDPYVKLAQKEGFRARAVYKLKEIDETEKLIKPGQIIVDLGATPGSWSQYARAKLAGKEGGGILGEIFALDLLPMEPIADVQFIQGDFREDEVLDQLEAQLLGRKVDLVLSDMAPNLSGNSHVDAARIENIIELAVTFAKAHLKPNGALLVKCFHGPSYNTIVQLFKSEFKTVLNKKPKASKDKSSEIFLLGKCLKN, from the coding sequence ATGGCCAAAAATAAATTCAATCAAAATTGGGTACACGACCACATAAATGACCCTTATGTGAAATTAGCGCAAAAAGAAGGCTTCCGCGCACGTGCAGTTTACAAGTTAAAAGAGATAGACGAGACAGAGAAATTAATAAAACCGGGTCAAATCATCGTTGATCTGGGCGCCACTCCGGGAAGTTGGTCTCAGTATGCCAGGGCGAAACTTGCGGGAAAAGAAGGGGGCGGTATCCTTGGCGAGATCTTCGCACTCGATTTGCTGCCGATGGAGCCGATCGCGGACGTTCAGTTCATTCAGGGTGATTTTCGCGAGGATGAGGTGCTCGATCAACTTGAGGCTCAGCTACTTGGGCGCAAGGTAGACTTGGTGCTGTCGGACATGGCGCCTAACTTATCCGGAAATTCTCACGTGGACGCTGCCAGAATAGAAAATATTATAGAATTGGCGGTGACGTTTGCAAAAGCTCACCTCAAGCCAAATGGCGCACTGCTAGTTAAGTGCTTCCATGGTCCAAGTTACAATACTATCGTTCAATTATTTAAAAGTGAGTTTAAGACCGTGCTCAATAAAAAGCCAAAAGCGAGCAAAGATAAATCATCTGAGATATTTTTACTCGGTAAATGCCTGAAAAATTAA